The Elusimicrobia bacterium HGW-Elusimicrobia-1 genome window below encodes:
- the bamA gene encoding outer membrane protein assembly factor BamA, which yields MKTKIRILPLSMYIVFAAAAVFVSASPVLAASKKENAPRIAAVVVNGLYNVRERSVIAEMKSRRGALYDPAKITADIEALAAMGHFQNVEISFDPAYNVVTVDVVEKPFVRKVEFRGNKRFSRGRLLDEITVKEKEYLDKLSVMESEAKILTLYRDEGYADCSVETITSVDDENRVTVNFLVTEGNKILISDVFIRGTKVFNEKKIISLMKTRRKKVYKQDVVENDIKEIENFYKNRGWQEIAAGRPEIVFNEARTAMTVLLIISEGVRYRVGEVTFEGYTAATQKELKKLVALKKGRFYNDEKFQETLSSVQQLYSDKGYLRALARPEFAKDKETGKMDIVFHIDEGPVFYLGYVDVTGLTYTKEKVIRREVLLKEGDVFRMGTLRRSLEKIYNLGFLEFVEPEIRPTAQDNVVDLVINVAEGKPGILTAGAGYSSVDKLVGTLQVQHINLLGRAQRLNLMWEFGERKQNYEISWTEPWLLDRPMSFGFDIFNTERAREYGAIYSAYRELRKGGALRVGPRLSDLLSLLFSYSYEEIEIFDIASSAADLGITPSKSVTSSISSQIIRDSRDNVFDASRGSRNSLSIQYAGGVMGGDVNFVKTIGATSWHFLTFWKFVLSTNLRVGWIGAFEPSTGVPIYERFYVGGAETVRGYRYRGEIGPDEGGRAMMVANIEYKFPIIQERNRTVLQGAFFYDIGGAWREFGDIDYRAGTGENDLKSGVGFGIRFTTPVFPIRLDWGYGLNQKTGVDPSQFYFTIGQIF from the coding sequence ATGAAAACTAAAATCAGAATACTCCCGTTGTCGATGTACATTGTTTTTGCGGCGGCTGCCGTTTTTGTATCCGCATCGCCGGTTTTGGCCGCTTCCAAAAAGGAAAATGCCCCGCGCATAGCCGCTGTAGTCGTCAACGGACTTTACAACGTAAGAGAGCGCTCAGTCATAGCCGAGATGAAATCCCGCCGCGGCGCCCTTTATGATCCCGCTAAAATCACCGCCGACATAGAGGCCCTGGCCGCGATGGGGCATTTCCAGAACGTCGAAATATCTTTCGACCCTGCCTATAATGTCGTTACCGTGGACGTAGTCGAAAAACCTTTTGTGCGGAAAGTGGAATTCCGCGGCAATAAGCGTTTCTCGCGCGGCCGGCTTCTCGACGAAATAACCGTAAAAGAAAAAGAATATCTCGATAAGCTCTCCGTAATGGAATCCGAAGCCAAGATTCTGACGCTTTACCGCGACGAAGGATACGCCGACTGCTCGGTTGAGACCATAACTTCCGTCGACGATGAAAACCGCGTAACCGTCAATTTTCTTGTTACCGAAGGCAACAAAATTCTCATCTCCGACGTTTTTATAAGAGGCACGAAAGTATTCAACGAGAAGAAAATAATCTCGCTGATGAAAACACGCCGCAAAAAGGTCTACAAGCAGGACGTTGTTGAAAACGACATAAAGGAAATCGAGAACTTTTACAAAAATCGCGGCTGGCAGGAGATAGCCGCGGGGCGTCCGGAAATAGTTTTCAACGAGGCGAGAACCGCGATGACGGTTCTTCTGATTATTTCGGAGGGCGTGCGTTACCGCGTCGGCGAGGTTACTTTCGAGGGCTATACGGCCGCCACTCAAAAAGAACTCAAAAAGCTGGTGGCGCTCAAAAAAGGCCGTTTCTACAACGACGAGAAATTCCAGGAAACACTTTCAAGCGTACAGCAACTCTATTCGGATAAAGGATACCTTCGCGCGCTTGCGCGCCCCGAGTTTGCCAAGGATAAAGAAACGGGCAAAATGGACATAGTATTTCATATCGACGAGGGTCCGGTTTTTTATCTCGGATACGTGGATGTTACGGGGTTGACCTATACGAAGGAAAAAGTCATCCGCCGCGAAGTGCTGCTCAAAGAGGGCGATGTCTTCCGGATGGGCACTCTGAGACGCAGCTTAGAAAAAATATACAATTTGGGTTTTCTGGAATTCGTCGAGCCCGAAATACGTCCGACCGCGCAGGATAACGTGGTCGATCTTGTAATAAATGTCGCGGAAGGAAAACCCGGGATTCTCACCGCGGGCGCGGGATACTCGTCGGTGGACAAGCTGGTCGGCACTCTTCAGGTTCAGCACATAAATCTGCTGGGACGCGCTCAGCGGCTCAACCTGATGTGGGAGTTCGGCGAGCGAAAGCAGAATTATGAAATATCGTGGACGGAGCCGTGGCTTTTGGACAGGCCCATGAGTTTTGGTTTTGATATTTTCAACACCGAACGCGCCAGAGAGTACGGAGCCATATACAGCGCTTACCGCGAACTAAGAAAAGGAGGCGCGCTCAGAGTTGGCCCGCGCCTTTCCGATTTGCTGTCGCTGCTTTTCTCGTACTCGTACGAAGAAATAGAAATATTCGACATCGCTTCGTCGGCGGCCGACCTTGGCATAACGCCGTCGAAGAGCGTTACTTCGAGTATTTCTTCGCAGATTATCAGAGATTCCAGAGACAACGTATTCGACGCCTCGCGCGGGTCGCGCAACTCGCTTAGCATTCAGTACGCGGGCGGCGTTATGGGCGGCGACGTTAATTTTGTAAAAACTATCGGCGCCACGTCGTGGCACTTTCTTACTTTCTGGAAGTTCGTGCTGTCCACCAACCTCAGAGTCGGATGGATCGGCGCCTTCGAGCCGTCGACGGGCGTGCCGATATACGAGAGGTTCTACGTGGGCGGCGCCGAAACCGTCAGAGGTTACAGATATCGCGGCGAGATCGGGCCCGATGAGGGCGGCCGCGCGATGATGGTGGCAAACATCGAATATAAATTCCCCATCATCCAGGAACGCAATCGCACCGTGCTGCAAGGCGCTTTTTTCTATGACATCGGAGGAGCGTGGAGGGAATTCGGCGATATCGATTACCGCGCGGGCACCGGAGAAAACGATTTGAAGAGCGGCGTGGGCTTTGGCATCAGATTCACCACGCCGGTGTTTCCCATACGTCTCGACTGGGGCTACGGACTCAACCAAAAAACGGGTGTGGATCCCAGTCAGTTCTATTTCACGATAGGACAAATTTTCTAA
- the lpxD gene encoding UDP-3-O-(3-hydroxymyristoyl)glucosamine N-acyltransferase: MKITAAEIAALTDGRVEGKSSAAVSAAAPIEEAGPSDITFIANPKFRKCIAATRAGVILASRSYDFKDKTFVIVKNPTDALAKVLSIFAADIFPLSTPGISSRASVSPSARLGKDVSVGDFAVVSDGVVVGDRTVIHSGCRLGASAHIGADCVLHPSVTVYGRCVLGDRVIVHAGTVIGSDGFGYIPTDGLPVKIPQIGIVKIGNDVEIGANTAIDRATMGATVIGDGTKIDNLVHIAHNVKIGRNCMLAGQVGFAGSVVVGDGVMMAGQAGINGHIEIGAGAVIAGQAGVIGDVPPGVTVSGFPARPHAGMMRIYALMEKLPEIYAAVTEKKTGRVTGKK, encoded by the coding sequence ATGAAAATAACCGCCGCCGAAATCGCAGCGCTCACCGACGGACGTGTCGAGGGCAAGTCATCCGCGGCAGTGTCGGCGGCCGCTCCCATAGAAGAAGCAGGGCCTTCCGACATCACATTTATAGCAAACCCCAAGTTCCGGAAGTGTATCGCCGCCACGCGGGCCGGAGTTATTTTGGCGTCCCGCAGCTACGATTTCAAAGACAAGACATTTGTAATCGTCAAAAATCCGACGGACGCCCTGGCCAAAGTTTTGTCGATATTCGCCGCGGACATATTTCCGTTGTCGACGCCCGGAATATCGTCCCGCGCTTCGGTATCGCCTTCGGCGCGTCTGGGCAAAGACGTCAGCGTGGGAGATTTTGCCGTCGTTTCCGACGGAGTCGTAGTCGGCGACCGGACTGTCATACATTCAGGATGCCGCCTGGGAGCTTCCGCGCATATCGGCGCCGATTGCGTTCTGCATCCTTCGGTAACCGTTTACGGCAGATGTGTACTTGGCGACAGAGTCATTGTGCACGCGGGCACCGTCATAGGTTCCGACGGTTTCGGGTACATCCCCACGGACGGTCTGCCTGTCAAGATTCCTCAGATCGGCATAGTTAAAATCGGAAACGACGTGGAAATCGGCGCCAACACGGCCATCGACAGAGCCACTATGGGCGCCACCGTCATAGGCGACGGCACAAAAATAGACAATCTCGTCCATATAGCCCATAACGTAAAAATCGGACGCAACTGTATGCTGGCCGGTCAGGTAGGTTTCGCGGGTTCCGTTGTTGTGGGCGACGGCGTAATGATGGCCGGTCAGGCGGGTATTAACGGACATATCGAGATAGGCGCCGGCGCCGTAATCGCGGGTCAGGCGGGTGTCATAGGCGATGTGCCGCCGGGCGTAACTGTTTCCGGATTTCCGGCCAGACCTCACGCCGGGATGATGCGTATATACGCTTTAATGGAAAAACTTCCCGAAATTTATGCGGCCGTCACCGAAAAAAAAACGGGCCGCGTCACCGGCAAAAAATGA
- a CDS encoding UDP-3-O-[3-hydroxymyristoyl] N-acetylglucosamine deacetylase (catalyzes the zinc dependent deacetylation of UDP-(3-O-acyl)-N-acetylglucosamine to UDP-3-O-(3-hydroxytetradecanoyl)-glucosamine in the second step of lipid A biosynthesis and catalyzes the dehydration of beta-hydroxyacyl-ACP to trans-2-acyl-ACP in fatty acid biosynthesis) yields MNQATISKSFALKGPGLHTGKNTKINFKPAPEGTGVVFVRDDLPGAPMIHVEFAKVLGVTRGTTIGTKEARVHTVEHILSALSAMGVDNVFVHLTASEPPVLDGSAKPYAEAIMSAGLQPQSAPRNYFVVTKRVEYVSDGTTIVAEPSDDFTLDCSIVYDHPLIGSQRFSSVVTPGKYLSDIAPARTFCLDYEIEAIHSKGYGKGGDFTNTVVFSMDKVHAHGGQRFSDEPVRHKMLDIIGDMGILGKPLKGKITSVKSGHLHNINFLKKLVAEHSENSTEEKMSQPEIKIGELIGAVDIQKIIPHRYPFLMIDKVVVTEAAKKAVGYKSVSGNEPFFQGHFPGNPIMPGVLIVEALAQTSCVLLLSRPDLSGKVAYFMGIERAKFRKTVLPGDNLELKIEVLKAKERVGRVKGEAFVGAALVAEAEFTFIIVDK; encoded by the coding sequence ATGAATCAGGCCACGATATCAAAATCCTTCGCGCTCAAAGGCCCGGGTCTTCATACGGGCAAGAACACGAAAATAAATTTTAAGCCGGCTCCGGAAGGCACCGGCGTTGTTTTTGTAAGAGACGATCTGCCCGGCGCGCCCATGATACACGTGGAGTTTGCCAAGGTTCTTGGTGTTACGCGCGGCACTACCATCGGCACAAAAGAAGCGCGCGTTCATACGGTGGAACATATATTGTCGGCATTGTCCGCCATGGGAGTGGACAACGTTTTTGTGCATCTTACGGCTTCCGAGCCGCCGGTTCTCGACGGAAGCGCCAAGCCGTATGCCGAAGCCATTATGTCCGCCGGCCTCCAGCCGCAATCGGCTCCGAGAAATTATTTTGTGGTAACCAAACGCGTCGAATACGTTTCGGACGGGACCACAATCGTCGCGGAGCCGTCCGATGATTTCACACTGGATTGCTCCATAGTATACGACCATCCTCTCATAGGTTCGCAGCGGTTTTCATCCGTTGTAACACCCGGAAAATATCTTTCCGATATTGCGCCCGCGCGCACTTTCTGCCTGGATTATGAGATAGAGGCAATCCATTCCAAGGGCTACGGCAAGGGCGGCGACTTCACGAACACCGTCGTATTCAGTATGGATAAAGTCCACGCCCACGGCGGCCAGAGATTTTCCGACGAGCCGGTAAGACACAAGATGCTCGATATCATAGGCGATATGGGGATTCTGGGCAAGCCGCTCAAGGGTAAAATAACGTCGGTCAAATCCGGCCACCTTCACAACATAAATTTCCTTAAAAAACTGGTCGCCGAACACAGCGAAAATTCAACGGAGGAAAAGATGAGTCAGCCGGAAATCAAAATAGGAGAGTTGATAGGCGCCGTCGACATCCAAAAAATCATTCCGCACCGCTATCCTTTCCTGATGATAGACAAAGTCGTAGTCACGGAGGCCGCAAAAAAGGCCGTCGGATACAAATCCGTCAGCGGCAACGAGCCGTTTTTTCAGGGGCACTTCCCGGGCAATCCCATAATGCCGGGTGTTCTTATCGTCGAGGCGCTGGCTCAGACGTCCTGCGTGCTTTTACTTTCTCGTCCCGATTTGTCGGGGAAAGTGGCCTATTTTATGGGGATAGAACGCGCCAAATTCCGCAAGACGGTTTTGCCGGGAGATAATCTGGAACTGAAGATAGAAGTGCTAAAAGCCAAAGAGCGCGTGGGCCGCGTGAAAGGCGAGGCCTTTGTCGGCGCCGCGCTGGTTGCCGAGGCCGAGTTCACTTTTATTATCGTGGACAAATAG
- a CDS encoding acyl-[acyl-carrier-protein]--UDP-N-acetylglucosamine O-acyltransferase, with protein MTKIHPTAIVDKTAEIDPSVTVGPYAIIGAGVFINKNTTVGHHAWIESARIGSDNSIYPYAVIGAAPQDLKHDGTKTEVQIGNGCVVREFATIHRATNPAAPTRIGDNCFLMSVTHVGHDCRVGNNVIIANGTQIAGHVEIADGVVMSALVGIHQFVRIGRLVMIGGGAMVSQDIPPFVQAQGDRAQLVGLNVVGLKRNRIKPESISEIKSAFRNIFISGIPMQEALDQIAAAEPVSEVRELIEFIQKSKRGVCRARFKEALSEDE; from the coding sequence ATGACTAAAATACATCCCACTGCCATTGTGGATAAAACCGCCGAGATAGATCCTTCGGTCACTGTAGGGCCTTATGCCATTATCGGCGCGGGCGTGTTTATAAATAAAAACACGACCGTGGGACATCACGCGTGGATTGAAAGCGCGCGCATCGGTTCCGATAACAGTATATATCCGTATGCCGTAATAGGGGCCGCGCCTCAAGACCTCAAACACGACGGAACCAAGACGGAAGTTCAAATCGGCAATGGCTGCGTGGTGAGGGAATTCGCCACTATACACCGCGCTACCAATCCCGCCGCGCCCACGCGCATAGGCGACAATTGTTTCCTTATGTCGGTAACGCACGTCGGGCACGATTGTCGGGTCGGCAACAATGTCATAATAGCAAACGGCACACAAATAGCCGGACACGTGGAAATCGCCGACGGCGTGGTAATGTCGGCTCTGGTGGGTATTCACCAGTTTGTCCGCATAGGCCGGCTCGTTATGATAGGCGGCGGCGCCATGGTTTCACAGGATATTCCGCCTTTCGTTCAGGCCCAGGGCGACAGAGCGCAGCTCGTCGGCCTGAATGTTGTCGGATTAAAGCGCAATCGCATAAAACCGGAATCCATTTCCGAGATAAAAAGCGCTTTCAGGAACATATTCATTTCCGGAATTCCCATGCAGGAAGCGCTTGACCAAATCGCGGCCGCGGAGCCCGTCTCCGAGGTCAGGGAACTCATTGAGTTTATACAGAAATCCAAACGGGGTGTTTGCCGCGCCCGTTTCAAAGAAGCATTGTCGGAGGATGAATGA
- a CDS encoding DUF1009 domain-containing protein codes for MTSPARPEVSPLSRGDRVVILAGAGDFPLILARALKKKGCVVSAVAFRGETSEAITDAADSVGWAEVGSLAAVIGAIRESKSPNLILSGKIEHKYIFTKKLDAEAAALFASRPDARAENLLYSLAGKFAEMGVRVLPQSSALEHLLAPKGFLSRRRPTEGESADVELGRKIASALANLDCGQTVAVKNGVVVALEGAEGTDETIKRAGALAGRGIVVVKMSRPRQDMRFDVPVAGPDTLRTALAAGATVVAVEAGKTLLLDPEAMKAFADENDMAFVGV; via the coding sequence ATGACCTCTCCGGCCCGCCCCGAAGTTTCGCCGCTGTCGCGCGGCGACAGAGTCGTTATTCTGGCGGGCGCCGGGGATTTTCCGCTGATTCTGGCGCGCGCTCTCAAAAAAAAGGGCTGCGTCGTTTCGGCGGTGGCTTTTCGCGGCGAGACGTCCGAGGCCATCACCGACGCGGCGGATTCCGTCGGCTGGGCGGAGGTCGGGTCGCTTGCCGCCGTAATCGGAGCCATACGGGAATCCAAATCCCCCAATCTTATTTTATCAGGCAAGATAGAGCATAAATATATATTCACCAAAAAACTCGACGCCGAGGCGGCCGCGTTATTTGCGTCGCGCCCCGACGCCCGCGCGGAAAATCTGCTCTATTCGCTGGCAGGAAAGTTCGCCGAAATGGGCGTGAGAGTTCTGCCGCAATCGTCGGCGCTCGAACATCTTCTGGCGCCCAAAGGATTTTTGAGCCGCCGCCGTCCTACGGAGGGCGAGTCGGCGGATGTGGAGCTCGGACGTAAAATCGCGTCGGCGCTGGCGAATCTTGACTGCGGTCAGACCGTCGCGGTAAAAAACGGAGTGGTCGTGGCTCTTGAGGGCGCCGAAGGCACCGACGAAACAATAAAACGCGCGGGCGCGCTCGCCGGACGCGGGATAGTCGTCGTAAAGATGTCGCGGCCCCGTCAGGATATGCGTTTCGACGTTCCGGTCGCCGGCCCTGACACGCTTAGAACGGCCCTCGCCGCCGGCGCGACGGTCGTCGCCGTGGAAGCGGGAAAAACACTGTTGCTGGATCCGGAAGCCATGAAGGCCTTCGCCGACGAAAATGACATGGCTTTCGTCGGAGTGTAA
- a CDS encoding UDP-N-acetyl-D-glucosamine dehydrogenase: MKILVAGLGQLGQHHVRILAKNGTVEVCALVDSDARLSESFGKKYGLPHFASVDAAPKPDAAVIVTPTPFHYPLAKKFLEEGVHCFVEKPFTATPAEADELIDLAAKKNLVLQVGHIERFNPAVVAAKPFITKPIFIEANRIGPFSPRVAHIGVIMDLMIHDIDILLYLVGEKVKDIEAYGARVLTDHEDMAKVRIRFEGGCVCDLSGSRVSLEKQRKIRIFQPDSYVSIDYAARSVKVYSKRVPEPKSFLDISVEKPKPPVYDQLERELEHFIECARHGKRPAVTGEHGRDALELVGEIYKIIRLQ; encoded by the coding sequence ATGAAAATACTTGTAGCCGGTTTGGGACAATTGGGACAGCATCACGTAAGGATACTGGCCAAAAACGGAACAGTGGAGGTTTGCGCTCTGGTGGATTCCGACGCGCGCCTGTCCGAGTCCTTCGGCAAGAAGTACGGCCTCCCGCACTTTGCGTCCGTCGACGCCGCCCCTAAGCCGGATGCGGCCGTGATAGTAACCCCCACGCCGTTTCACTATCCGCTTGCCAAAAAATTTCTTGAAGAGGGCGTTCACTGCTTCGTCGAAAAACCATTCACAGCCACTCCCGCCGAAGCCGACGAACTCATCGACCTTGCCGCCAAAAAAAATCTGGTCTTGCAGGTCGGCCATATAGAAAGATTCAATCCCGCCGTCGTGGCGGCCAAGCCCTTTATCACCAAACCCATATTTATCGAGGCCAACCGCATAGGGCCGTTCAGTCCCCGTGTGGCCCACATAGGCGTCATAATGGATCTGATGATACACGACATAGACATACTGCTTTATCTCGTCGGAGAAAAGGTCAAAGACATAGAGGCCTACGGCGCCAGAGTTCTGACCGACCACGAGGATATGGCTAAAGTCAGGATACGTTTCGAGGGCGGCTGCGTCTGCGATCTTTCAGGTAGTCGTGTTTCTCTTGAAAAACAGCGCAAGATAAGAATATTTCAGCCGGACAGTTACGTCTCCATAGATTACGCCGCGCGCAGCGTAAAAGTGTATTCCAAACGCGTGCCGGAGCCGAAGAGTTTTCTTGATATTTCCGTTGAGAAACCCAAACCGCCGGTCTACGATCAGCTTGAGCGGGAGCTTGAGCACTTCATAGAATGCGCTCGGCACGGAAAAAGGCCCGCCGTAACCGGCGAGCACGGACGCGACGCGCTGGAACTTGTTGGCGAAATCTACAAGATAATTCGTTTGCAGTAA